A region of Bryobacteraceae bacterium DNA encodes the following proteins:
- a CDS encoding PQQ-binding-like beta-propeller repeat protein — translation MTTKPRLLTLAVFALAAVGLHAADWLTDGGDPHRNNWQKEESLINTSNAKDIRQIWKIKLDNKPRQMHSLLPPLVIGSVQTASGPKQLVIQAGVSDNVYAIDSATGKLVWHKHFESSYSDPPTGRGPSVLCPGGMTANVTIGPGDGPGKYIVYAASWDGMFHRLNAADGEDVAPPAKFMPANGKPYALNLYKNVVYTHSGQGCGGNPNMAYAYDLATDKVGSWGPAGGGMWGRSGPAMSKDGIEFTGTGDGRWDPENGVYGNGLIGVKQDPDTKALELVDYYGPSNAEWLYKRDLDMQVTPAIFDFKGKEYMVDASKECRIYFMDVESIGGDDHRTPMYRTPLICNEIVDFAEAGIWGSLASWEEADGTRWVLTPFWGPKHPKFKAPVEHGLVKKGAIAAFKVKENPNGKGLWLEPAWISRDMDQAEPPVVANGVIFAYGSGENTAQAFPDVGLDFRMERRIPKSTHAVLYALDARTGKELWNSGKEIATWNHWSGLAMANGRVYINTYDGMLYCYGIK, via the coding sequence TTGACCACCAAACCCCGTCTCCTCACCCTGGCCGTGTTCGCCCTCGCCGCCGTCGGCCTCCACGCCGCCGACTGGCTCACCGACGGAGGCGACCCCCACCGCAACAATTGGCAGAAGGAGGAGTCCCTCATCAACACCTCCAACGCCAAGGATATCCGCCAGATCTGGAAGATCAAGCTCGACAACAAGCCCCGCCAGATGCATTCGCTGCTTCCGCCGCTGGTCATCGGCAGCGTCCAAACCGCCTCCGGACCGAAACAGCTCGTCATTCAGGCCGGCGTGTCCGACAATGTCTACGCGATCGACTCGGCAACTGGTAAACTCGTCTGGCACAAGCACTTCGAGTCCTCCTACTCCGACCCGCCCACCGGCCGCGGCCCCTCCGTCCTGTGCCCCGGCGGCATGACCGCCAACGTCACCATCGGTCCCGGCGACGGCCCCGGCAAGTACATCGTCTATGCCGCCTCCTGGGACGGCATGTTCCACCGTTTGAACGCCGCCGACGGCGAAGACGTCGCCCCCCCGGCGAAATTCATGCCCGCCAACGGCAAGCCCTACGCGCTGAACCTCTACAAGAACGTCGTCTACACGCACTCCGGCCAGGGCTGCGGCGGCAATCCGAATATGGCCTACGCCTACGACCTCGCCACCGACAAGGTGGGCAGTTGGGGACCCGCCGGCGGCGGCATGTGGGGCCGTTCCGGTCCGGCCATGAGCAAGGACGGCATCGAGTTCACCGGCACCGGCGACGGCCGTTGGGATCCGGAAAACGGTGTCTACGGCAACGGCCTCATTGGCGTCAAACAGGACCCCGACACCAAGGCTCTCGAGTTAGTGGATTACTATGGTCCGTCCAACGCCGAATGGCTCTATAAGCGTGATCTCGACATGCAGGTAACTCCGGCTATCTTTGACTTCAAGGGTAAGGAATATATGGTCGATGCCAGTAAGGAGTGCCGGATTTACTTTATGGACGTAGAGTCGATCGGCGGCGACGACCACCGGACGCCGATGTACCGCACGCCGCTCATCTGCAACGAGATCGTCGACTTCGCCGAAGCCGGCATCTGGGGGTCGCTGGCGTCGTGGGAAGAGGCGGACGGCACGCGGTGGGTGCTGACGCCGTTCTGGGGCCCGAAGCATCCAAAGTTCAAGGCGCCGGTCGAACACGGATTGGTGAAGAAGGGCGCGATCGCCGCGTTCAAAGTAAAGGAAAATCCCAATGGAAAGGGCCTTTGGCTCGAACCAGCCTGGATCTCGCGCGACATGGATCAGGCCGAACCGCCCGTCGTCGCCAACGGAGTGATTTTCGCCTACGGGAGCGGCGAGAACACGGCCCAGGCCTTCCCCGATGTCGGCCTCGATTTCCGCATGGAGCGCCGTATCCCGAAGTCGACCCACGCGGTGCTCTACGCCCTCGACGCCCGGACCGGGAAGGAACTCTGGAATTCCGGCAAGGAAATCGCCACCTGGAACCACTGGAGCGGCCTGGCGATGGCCAACGGACGGGTGTATATCAACACGTACGACGGCATGCTCTACTGCTACGGCATCAAGTAA
- a CDS encoding type II toxin-antitoxin system RelE/ParE family toxin — protein sequence MATVRYSVRAESDLTAIADYTLERWGEDQVGRYLDGLEACCSKLAVSPALGRACDEVRPGLRRMEHGKHVIFYRESAVGILVLRILHQRMLPWRQPIEDDEARRT from the coding sequence GTGGCGACCGTTCGTTATTCCGTCCGCGCCGAAAGCGATCTGACGGCGATTGCCGATTACACACTTGAGCGTTGGGGCGAGGATCAGGTGGGTCGTTACTTGGATGGCCTCGAAGCGTGCTGCTCGAAACTGGCGGTGTCACCGGCCCTTGGACGGGCGTGTGATGAGGTCCGGCCCGGGCTTCGGCGAATGGAGCACGGAAAGCACGTGATCTTCTATCGCGAATCCGCCGTGGGTATTCTGGTCTTACGCATCCTGCATCAACGCATGTTGCCGTGGAGGCAGCCTATTGAAGACGACGAAGCGCGCCGCACCTGA
- a CDS encoding type II toxin-antitoxin system ParD family antitoxin, translated as MPTRNVNLTDELDSFVLAKVESGRYENASEVVRAALRSLERDEREYEVKLAALRAAIDEGDASGVADGNPFERVRAAIKRPRKTR; from the coding sequence ATGCCAACACGCAACGTGAATCTGACCGACGAACTTGACAGCTTCGTTTTGGCGAAGGTGGAAAGCGGACGCTACGAGAACGCGAGCGAGGTTGTCCGCGCCGCGCTCCGGAGTCTGGAGCGCGACGAACGAGAGTATGAAGTGAAGCTGGCCGCGCTGAGAGCCGCGATCGATGAGGGCGATGCCAGCGGTGTGGCGGATGGAAATCCGTTCGAGCGTGTTCGCGCGGCAATCAAGCGCCCTCGCAAGACGCGGTAG
- a CDS encoding PQQ-binding-like beta-propeller repeat protein: MKRFLCAVLTSTLTFSLPIFAQRTGNDWMTDGFDAQRSYWVRRDAKIDAQSMGKPGFDLVWKIPMKNQARGLNNITAPMLLDFYIGYRGFRTLGFFGGSSGNVIAVDTDIARLEWDRSFAAGSAKATALCPGGMTSAVTRPTSSGYPAAAAPRGVGRGSAAQSGVGEPLEGAVTLKNRRAPRPAPPAPPTRAARRTATAGNPFARSPLLILALAWDGLLHSMYVSNGEEPKPAVKFLPPNAHAIGLVSFDNAVYAATVNGCGGVPDGIWGLDTESGKVTNWKASAGVAGSTGFAADPDGNLYVASGKQLVVLAPGTLSQKSTASAGAAFSSSPLLFDFKDNDMVAATTADGKLRVFDSGLKEVAAADAGVGGYEVGALTSWQEEDGTRWLLVPGSKGVTAWKFAGTGLEKGWESREMVSALTPAVVSGAVFVISSGEKRDGELEARVKGSRPAVLYALDGATGKELWSSGTAMTSFVHSGGLSIGGTRVYVSTFDGTQYAFGFPIEH; the protein is encoded by the coding sequence ATGAAACGTTTCCTTTGTGCTGTTTTGACGTCCACGCTGACGTTCTCCTTGCCGATTTTCGCCCAGCGGACGGGCAACGACTGGATGACGGACGGTTTCGACGCGCAGCGCAGCTACTGGGTGCGCAGGGACGCAAAAATCGACGCGCAGTCGATGGGGAAGCCGGGATTCGATCTGGTCTGGAAGATCCCGATGAAGAACCAGGCCCGGGGTTTGAACAACATCACCGCTCCGATGCTGCTCGATTTCTACATCGGGTATCGGGGTTTTCGGACGCTCGGCTTTTTCGGCGGCTCGTCGGGGAACGTAATCGCGGTGGATACCGACATCGCGCGGCTGGAATGGGATCGTTCCTTCGCCGCCGGCAGCGCGAAGGCGACGGCCCTGTGTCCGGGCGGGATGACCTCGGCGGTGACCCGGCCGACTTCCAGCGGATATCCGGCGGCGGCGGCGCCCCGTGGAGTGGGCCGCGGATCGGCCGCGCAAAGCGGCGTTGGCGAGCCGCTCGAAGGCGCGGTGACCTTGAAGAATCGCCGGGCGCCGCGACCCGCCCCGCCAGCTCCGCCCACCCGCGCCGCGCGCCGGACGGCAACGGCCGGCAACCCATTCGCGCGCTCGCCGCTGCTCATCCTCGCGCTCGCCTGGGACGGCCTGCTGCACTCGATGTACGTGTCCAACGGGGAGGAACCGAAGCCGGCAGTGAAGTTTTTGCCTCCCAATGCCCATGCAATTGGGTTGGTTTCCTTCGATAATGCCGTGTATGCGGCCACTGTGAACGGCTGCGGCGGGGTTCCGGATGGGATTTGGGGACTGGATACGGAGTCCGGGAAGGTGACGAACTGGAAGGCGTCGGCGGGAGTGGCGGGGTCGACGGGGTTCGCGGCGGATCCGGATGGGAACCTGTACGTGGCGTCGGGCAAACAGCTTGTCGTGCTGGCTCCGGGGACATTGAGCCAGAAATCGACGGCTTCGGCGGGGGCGGCATTCTCTTCGTCGCCGCTGCTGTTCGATTTCAAGGACAACGATATGGTGGCGGCGACGACGGCCGACGGCAAGCTCCGTGTGTTTGACTCGGGGCTGAAGGAGGTGGCGGCGGCCGATGCCGGCGTCGGCGGGTACGAGGTGGGGGCGTTGACGTCGTGGCAGGAAGAGGATGGGACGCGGTGGCTCCTGGTCCCCGGGTCGAAGGGGGTGACGGCGTGGAAGTTCGCGGGGACAGGGCTCGAGAAGGGGTGGGAGTCCCGGGAGATGGTTTCGGCGCTGACGCCGGCGGTGGTGTCGGGCGCGGTGTTCGTGATCTCGAGCGGCGAGAAGCGGGACGGGGAGTTGGAGGCGCGGGTGAAGGGGTCGCGGCCGGCGGTTTTGTACGCGCTGGATGGGGCGACGGGGAAAGAGTTGTGGTCGAGCGGCACGGCGATGACCTCCTTTGTGCATTCCGGCGGGCTGTCGATCGGCGGGACGCGGGTGTACGTGAGCACTTTCGACGGAACTCAGTACGCGTTCGGGTTCCCGATCGAGCATTGA
- a CDS encoding DUF3303 family protein, which produces MKYILVYEIKDGRTSLARFSKWKPGFTFIHHHQSLDGRRGFALVEGDAAAIREATAAYADTITFDAYPVVDIQDGVAAQMRAYAWVDSLK; this is translated from the coding sequence GTGAAGTACATACTCGTCTACGAAATCAAAGACGGTCGCACGTCGCTCGCCCGCTTCTCGAAGTGGAAACCGGGCTTCACCTTCATCCATCACCACCAAAGCCTTGATGGCCGTCGCGGCTTCGCGCTCGTCGAAGGTGACGCTGCCGCAATTCGAGAAGCCACCGCGGCTTACGCCGATACCATCACCTTTGATGCTTACCCGGTAGTGGATATACAGGACGGCGTGGCCGCCCAGATGCGTGCCTACGCCTGGGTAGATTCCCTGAAGTAG
- a CDS encoding GDSL-type esterase/lipase family protein, producing MRRGFIAAFLAAIAFGQSDLEDQVFAQRRLLNDWGGLVYYGSENAELKPDPNRVVFFGDDVVEGWPAPLFEGTPYLNRGIEHQTTGQMLVRFRQDVVALKPKAVVIHGGMNDLAGYGGPATTGTIADNIMSMVDIARANGIRVILTSLTPVCDCKGKAWTSRLPVGKILGVNEWLKDYAAQEKLTYLDWYTPLVQGRAFKAELTADGLAPNGAGYRALAAVKF from the coding sequence GTGCGCCGCGGATTCATCGCTGCCTTCCTCGCCGCGATCGCGTTCGGCCAATCCGATCTCGAAGACCAGGTATTCGCGCAGCGCCGCCTGCTCAACGACTGGGGCGGCCTCGTTTACTACGGCAGCGAGAACGCTGAGCTCAAGCCCGATCCCAACCGCGTCGTCTTCTTTGGCGACGACGTCGTCGAGGGCTGGCCCGCGCCTTTGTTCGAAGGCACGCCGTATCTCAACCGCGGAATCGAGCACCAGACCACGGGCCAGATGCTCGTCCGGTTCCGTCAGGATGTCGTCGCGCTCAAGCCGAAGGCAGTGGTGATTCACGGCGGCATGAACGATTTGGCCGGCTATGGCGGTCCGGCCACCACCGGCACCATCGCCGATAACATCATGTCGATGGTCGATATCGCCCGCGCAAATGGAATCCGCGTCATCCTCACCTCACTCACTCCCGTCTGTGACTGCAAGGGAAAGGCCTGGACCTCCCGCCTTCCGGTGGGGAAGATCCTCGGCGTCAACGAATGGCTCAAGGACTACGCCGCCCAGGAGAAGCTGACCTATCTCGATTGGTACACGCCGCTGGTTCAGGGCCGCGCCTTCAAGGCCGAACTTACCGCCGACGGCCTGGCGCCGAACGGGGCCGGCTATCGAGCGCTGGCGGCGGTGAAGTTCTAG
- a CDS encoding BrnT family toxin: MKSSSLTIGTGLRGRVLVVVYCYRDDRIRIISARPATGSEREQYEAGL; encoded by the coding sequence ATGAAGAGCAGTTCGTTAACGATCGGCACGGGACTGCGCGGGCGCGTGCTGGTAGTGGTTTATTGCTACCGGGACGACCGGATTCGTATTATTTCTGCGCGGCCGGCGACTGGGTCCGAACGTGAGCAGTACGAAGCAGGGCTATGA
- a CDS encoding VWA domain-containing protein — protein MGIVVDTSGSMGPNMKLVRGLVAELAKSAGPADEFALIQASDRPVILSGFADASGLESRVEFVTARGRSALLDAVYMGSQIVRTGRNARKVLFVISDGGDSSRYTEAEIRESLAQTRVRVYRVAPTGYEPGAPELMLLKRLADDARGRFATVTRKADLAAVAQELSIGHSGRRVASRRWKRTTSREV, from the coding sequence GTGGGCATCGTGGTCGACACCAGCGGCAGTATGGGTCCCAACATGAAGTTGGTGCGGGGACTGGTGGCCGAACTAGCGAAGTCGGCTGGTCCTGCAGATGAGTTCGCACTGATTCAGGCATCGGACAGACCGGTAATTCTCAGCGGCTTTGCGGACGCAAGCGGCCTCGAATCGCGGGTCGAGTTCGTTACGGCCAGGGGACGCTCTGCCCTTCTGGATGCTGTTTACATGGGTTCTCAAATCGTCAGAACCGGCCGCAATGCCAGAAAGGTATTGTTCGTGATTTCTGACGGCGGCGACAGCAGCCGCTACACGGAGGCTGAGATCCGCGAATCCCTCGCGCAAACCCGTGTTCGTGTCTACAGAGTTGCCCCCACTGGTTATGAGCCAGGTGCACCCGAGTTGATGTTGCTGAAGCGGCTGGCTGATGACGCTCGCGGTCGATTCGCGACTGTCACCCGCAAGGCCGACTTGGCGGCCGTTGCGCAGGAACTGAGTATTGGCCATTCGGGCCGGCGAGTAGCGTCTCGTCGCTGGAAAAGAACGACTAGTCGCGAAGTGTAG